A single region of the Vicia villosa cultivar HV-30 ecotype Madison, WI linkage group LG4, Vvil1.0, whole genome shotgun sequence genome encodes:
- the LOC131595878 gene encoding glycosyltransferase BC10-like, producing MLSSPILVSSALILSLLLVLFFSQQIIFQFYSPTTTAATANAADLSLFHRATHTTNHLSTLTNPKPKIAFLFLTNSNISFAPLWEKFFAGNNHLFNIYIHADPTSSVVSPGGVFHNRFIPSQITQRASPTLISASRRLLASALLDDPLNQYFTLISQHCIPLLSFRFVYNSLFTNQLKLLQSFANSDNFTYPYPSFIEIVSDDPNLNDRYNARGENAMLPEIVFDDFRVGSQFFTLNRKHAKFVVGEKKLWKKFQIPCINVYSCYPEEHYFPTLLSMEDPNGCTGFTLTRVNWTDCWDGHPHLYTPAEVSPELVRELRRSNSSYSYFFARKFSSECLGSLMDIADEVIFKD from the coding sequence ATGTTGTCATCACCCATTCTTGTCTCCTCCGCTCTCATCCTCTCTCTCCTTCTCGTCCTATTCTTCTCCCAACAAATCATCTTCCAATTCTACTCCCCGACAACCACAGCCGCCACCGCCAACGCCGCCGACCTCTCCCTCTTCCACCGCGCCACCCACACAACAAACCACTTATCCACCCTCACAAACCCTAAACCCAAAATCGCTTTCCTCTTCCTCACTAACTCAAACATCTCCTTCGCACCTTTATGGGAAAAATTCTTCGCCGGTAACAACCACCTCTTCAACATCTACATCCATGCCGACCCCACTTCCTCCGTCGTCTCACCCGGCGGCGTTTTCCATAACCGTTTCATCCCTTCTCAAATAACCCAACGCGCTTCTCCAACACTCATCTCCGCCTCCAGACGTCTCCTAGCCTCCGCTCTCTTAGATGATCCGCTCAACCAATACTTTACCTTAATCTCCCAACACTGTATCCCGCTCTTGTCGTTTCGATTCGTTTATAACTCTCTCTTTACAAATCAGTTAAAGTTATTACAGAGTTTTGCCAACTCTGATAACTTTACATATCCATATCCCAGCTTTATTGAAATTGTCTCCGATGATCCCAATCTCAATGACAGGTATAATGCTCGCGGTGAGAATGCAATGTTGCCGGAAATTGTGTTTGACGATTTTCGCGTGGGTTCGCAGTTCTTTACCCTGAACCGGAAACATGCAAAGTTTGTGGTGGGAGAAAAAAAACTATGGAAGAAATTTCAGATTCCTTGTATAAATGTCTATTCTTGTTATCCAGAAGAACATTACTTTCCAACTCTTTTGTCAATGGAGGATCCCAATGGCTGCACTGGTTTTACTCTTACTAGAGTTAACTGGACTGATTGTTGGGACGGACATCCCCATCTTTATACTCCGGCTGAGGTTTCTCCGGAGCTTGTTCGGGAGTTGAGGCGATCCAATTCAAGTTATTCGTATTTCTTTGCGAGGAAATTCTCGTCAGAATGTCTTGGGTCGTTGATGGATATAGCTGATGAAGTTATTTTCAAGGATTGA